The Saccharothrix violaceirubra genome segment ACCAGGCGTTTCGCCAGGGTGGACTTGCCCGAGCCGGGAGCACCGGCGATGCCGAGCAGCCGTCGTTCCCCGGTGGCCGCCAGGGCGTTCGCGCGGGCGAGCAGGTCGTCGAAGATCATGTGCGGCGTACCTCCGCGAGCCAGTCGCCGCCGCGTACCCGGAGGGCGGCGATCGTGTTGGCGAAGATGATCGCCGCTGTCAGGTCGGCCCGGTCTGCCACCGCGAACGCGCCGTGCCACACGTCGCCGGCGCCGTTGGTGTCGTGGGCCTCGACCCGGTCGACCGGGACCTCGCCCCGGACGTTCCCCGTGGACCAGGTCACGGGGTCGGGGCCGTGGGTGCGGGTCACGACCTTCACGCCTCGGGCGTGGAGTTCTTCGGCGGTCAGAGGGAACTCGGCGCCGCACGCGGCGGTGTGCGTCAACGGCAGGATTTCCGCCAGGACGGGCTTCCAGCTCCCGGCGTCGAGGAGGACCGGGCTCCGGGCGGCTCGTGCGGCGGCCAGGGCCAGGGGCGCGAGGTGGCCGTCGAGCAGGACCGTGTCGGCCCGGTCGACCAGGGCGGTGGGGAACGGGCGGGTGGGCGTGAACGTGGCCGCGTTGCGGGAGACGACGGTGCGTTCGCCGTCGTGCTCGCGGACGACGACCGTGCTCAGCGCCGGACCGCCGGGGCCGGCGTCGTGGACCTCGACGTCGTCGAGGTGGGCGCGGGCGACGTCGCCGAGTTCGTCGCCGAGGGCGGTCAGGAGAATCGCCTCGTGGCCCAGCGCGGCGATGGTGCGTGCCGCGTTCGCCGCCGGTCCGCCCACGTCCAGGCGTACGTCCGCGGACTGGACTTTCCCGCCCGGAGCGGGGAAGTCGGCCACGCGGTGGATCACGTCGACGGTCGTCAGACCCACGCACAACACGGTCGTCATGCCCGGACCTCCGTCGACGGGTAGATTCCGAACGCAATCGCTTGCGCACGCTCCGAACGGGGACGGGTCCATTGGTCACCATGCGGGACGTCGCCCAGCTCGCGGGCGTCTCCATCACCACGGTCTCACACGTGATCAACGAGACGAGGTCGGTGGCCGCCGACACCCGTGCCCGCGTGCTCAAAGCCGTGGAGGAGACCGGGTACACGGGTGACGCGATCGCCCGGTCGCTGGTCACCGGCGGCACGAAGTCGTTGGGGCTCGCGGTGTCGCTGGTGTCCCACCCGTACTTCGCCGAGCTGATCGCGGCGATCGAGTCCGAAGCCACGCTCGCGGGGTACACGTTGGTGCTGATCGACACGCGCGGTGACGCCGAGTCGGAGCAGGCGGCGGTCCGGATGCTGCGCTCGCGGCGGGTGGACGGCGTGCTGCTGACGCCGACGTCCGGCTCGGCGGCGCTGCCCGAACTGCGCCGGCTCGGCGTGCCGACGGTGTTGGTGGACCGGTTGACCGTCGCCCAGGACACCGACCAGGTGGGACCGGAGAACGTGCAGGCCACGTCCACTTTGGTGCGGCACCTGGCGGAGTTGGGGCACCGCCGGATCGGCCTGGTGACCGGTCCCGCCGGACTGGCCACGACGGACGAACGGGTCCTGGGTTACCGGCTCGGGCTGGGACGGGCCGGGTTGGCGTGGGACGAGGACGTGGTGACCGGCGCGCTGGAGCCGTTGCTCGGACAGGTGAGTGCGGTCGTGGTGTCCGATCACCAGGTGTTGGCGGACGTCGTGCGGGCGGCCCGGTCCGGCGGCGTGCGCCTCGGGACGGATCTCGCGTTGGTGACCTACGACGAGGTCGAGTGGGCCGAACTCGTCGACCCGCCCCTGACGACCATGGCCCAACCCGTCGAGGAGATCGGCCGCACCGCCGTGCGCCTGCTGCTGTCGCGCATCACCGACCCCGACCAGGCCCCGCGCACCATCCGCCTGGCCCCCGAACTACGCCACCGCTCCTCCTGCGGCTGCCCCTGACCCGCGAGTTATGCGTTCAGACACCGCGAGTTGTGCACTCAGGCACCGCGAGTTGTGCGTTCGGGCACCCGTTCAGCGCGTGAAAGGGGCCGACATCGCGGTCAGGAGGGTGTGGTCCGCGTCGTCGTGGCCTAGTTCCCACATGAACGTGCCCAACAGGCCCCGGCGCTTGGCGTAGTCGGCGCGCAGCCCGATCGACCTCGGGTTCTCGTAACTCACGAAGCGGCGCTCGGCCGCGTTGTACAGCCACGGGCTCTTGGCCACCGGGTGCCAGTGCTCGGTCCAGCCGGGGGTCTTGCGCAGCGCCTCCACCTCGTCGCGGCCGTCCACCCAGAACGCGTTCACGACCGGCTGGTACAGGCCGTGGTCCGGGCCTTCCGACGCGACGGTGAAGCCCCGGCCGTAGAACGGGACGCCGAGCACGAGTTTGCGCGCGGGCACGTTGTGCCGCGTGTAGTAGTCCACCGCGCCGACCGTGCTGTTCCAGCGCTTGTCGGCCCGGGGCAGCGGATCTTCGCGCACCTGCTGGAACGGGGCGTTGAAGGTCGACACCTTGGAGAAGCCCGTGCCCTGGTCGTAGGTCATCAACGTGATGAAGTCCAGCTCACGGCCCAGCTCCTCGAGTTCGAAGCTCTTCGCCGGGTCGTACGGGCCGTCGGTCTGCAACCGGCCGGTCGGCAGCGCGGCCGTGACCAGGCGTTTGCCGAGCTGGCGGCGGAACTCGCGCACGAGCAGCGTCGCGTTGCGCCGGTCCTCGGGCCGGTCCGTGATCTCGGTCGGCCCGCCGTAGACCGGGAACTCCCAGTCGACGTCGACACCGTCGAACACGCCGGGTGCCTGCTCGAAGAATCGGTCCACGCACGACGCCACGAAGTCCCGTCGCGACTCGCGGGTCAGGGCCGCGTCGGAGAAGCCGCCCGCGCCCCAGCCGCCGATGGAGATCAGCGCGCGCAGGGACGGCTTGCGGCGCTTGAGGTCCACGATGTCCGCGAAGTCCTTGGCCGCCGTGGGCGCGTTGAGCACGCACTTGCCGTCCTCGATCGTCGAGAACGCGTAGAACAGGTGCGTGATCGGGGTGTCCGACGGGATCGCCGAGATCGGCTTGGACCCGCTGAACCAGTTGCCGTAGTACGCGCCCACCACGTGCCCGCGGGGAGGGGACGCCGTTGCGGGTACGGAGAGTCCGGTCACCACAAGCAGGGCCGCGCACGCGGCGAGCAGGAGTCGCACCCCTTCAGTGGTACAGACCACTGAAGGGACGTGGCACCGCCGATCAGTCGATGCGCTTGAACTGCTGCGTGATGTCGTCGGCCTCCTGGCGCACCAGGGACTTGCGCTCACGCCGCGCCTTGATGACCTCGAAGACGATCGGCAGCACCGAGATCAGCACGATCAGGATCGCCATCATCTCGATGTTCTCGTGCACGAACGGGATCTGGCCGAGGAAGTAGCCCAGCACCGTCATGCCGGTCGCCCACAGGACGCCGCCGATGGCCGAGTACGTGAAGAACGACTTGCGGTCCATCCGGCCCACCCCGGCCATGGCCGTGATGAACGTGCGCACGATCGGCACGAACCGCGCCAGGACGATCGCCCGCGCGCCGTACTTGTCGAAGAACTCGTGCGTCTTGTCGACGTACTCCTTCTTGAAGATCTTCGACTCGGGCTTGTTGAACAACGACGGTCCCGCGCGGTGCCCGAGCCAGTAGCCCACGACGTTCCCGAGGAACGCGCACACCGTGAGGATCACGCACACCAGCCACAGCGGGTAGTCGATGAAACCCTTGGCCACGAACAGGCCCGCCGTGAACAGCAGCGAGTCGCCGGGCAGGAAGAACCCGATCAACAGGCCGCACTCGGCGAAGATGATGAACGCGAGGCCGACGAGCACGTACGGGCCGAGCGCCTCGAGAATCTTCTCGGGGTTCAGCCAGTCCGGACCGAGGGCAATCGTGGAGGCGAGTGCGACCGTCACGGGCACAACGGTACAGGGTTACCGCAGCGTGACGACGGCGACGACCGTTCCGGCGGCCAGTCCGAGCAGGACGGCCAGCAGCAGGACCCACCCGCGGCTCATGCCCGGTTGGTCCGGTTCGTCCTGGGCAACGGGTGGGTGGAAGCCCGAGCTGGTGGCCTGCGCACGCAGCGCGCCGACCACCAGCCGTTCCTGCTCGTCAGACACGGGGGTCAGTCTTTCACCCACGCACCCCGGCTGAGCACCTCACGGGGCCGGAACTCCTCGTCCAGCACGACGATGTCGGCCGCCAGACCCGCCGCCAACCGCCCGGTCGCGTCCGCCAGGCCCAGCAGTTCCGCCGGGCGCGTGGCCGTGGCGTGGACGGCGTCCTCGACGGACAGGCCGCACGACGTGACCGCGTTGCGGAACGCCGAATCCATGGTCAACGTGCTGCCGGCCAGCGAACCGCCGCCCGCGAGCGTGGGCACGCCGTCCACGACGCGCACCTCCAGCCCGCCCACGTCGTACACGCCGTCGCCCACGCCCGCCGCCGCGATCGCGTCCGTCACCAGCACGGTCCGCCCGGAACCGGCATGACGGGCCGCCAGGCGCACGGCCGTCGGGTGCAGGTGCACCAGGTCGCAGATCAGCTCGACGGTCACGCGCTCGTCGTCCAGCAGCGCGCCGATCGGGCCGGGCTCGCGGTGGTGCAACGGGCGCATGCCGTTGAACAGGTGCGTGGCAACGGTCGCGCCCGCCTCGATCGCCGGACGGATCTGCGCCTCGGTGGCGTCCGTGTGCCCGATCGCGGCGAGGACATCGTTGTCGACCAGACGGCGGATCGCCTCGACGCCGTGCTCCAGCTCGGGCGCGACGGTCACCATCCGCACCGTGCCGCGCCCGGCGGTCAGGACCGTCTCGACGGACGCCTTGTCCGGCGGGCACAGGATGGCCGGGTCGTGCGCGCCGCAGCGGGCGGCCGACAGGAACGGCCCTTCGAGGTGGATGCCCGCCACCACGCCGTCCTCGACCAGCTCGGCCAGTGCCGACACCTGGTTCGCCAGTTCCGGGATCGGCCGGGACACCAGGCTCGCCAGCATCGTGGTCGTGCCGTGTCTGCGGTGCGCGCTCGCCGCCTTGCGCACCCGCTCGGGGTCCGCGCTCGTGAACGCCTCGCCGCCGCCGCCGTGGCAGTGGATGTCGACGAAACCGGGCACCACCCAGCCGTTCCCGATGTCCGTCGTGGGTCCATCCGGAGGCGTGCCCTCGCCGACGGCCACGATCAGGCCGTCGCGCACGGCGACCCACCCCCGCGCGAGGACTCCCTCAGGCGTGACGACCCGACCACCGGTCAGCGTCACGTCCACGGGTCCACCCCACGTGCTCATCTCTCCTCCAGCATGTCGATGGCCAGCAGCGCTGCGCCGAGGCATCCCGCCTCGTCCCCCAGCGCGGCCAGCCGCAAGTCAGGTTTCCGCTGGAAGGTGATCAACCCGTCCAGTCGGTCCCGCAGCGGCTCGGTGAGCAGGTCGCCCGCCAACGCCAAACCGCCGCCCAGCACGACCGCCTCCGGACCCAGCAGTGCCGCGACCAGGAGGATGCCCCGGGCCAGTGCGTCCACGGCCTCGTGCCACACCGCCCCGGCGTCGGCATCGCCCGCCCGGACCAGCGCGGCCACGTCGGCGGCACCCCGGACCGGCTTGCCGGTCCGCTCGGTGAACCGCCGGGCGATCGCGGCCGACGACGCGCGCGCCTCGACGCAGCCCGTCTGCCCGCAACCGCACGGGTCGCCGTGGCCGACGTCCACGTGCCCGATCTCGCCCGGTGCGCTGCGCACCCGGCCGTCGATCAGCAGCGCGCCCGCGATGCCGGTCCCGATCGGGATGATCACGGCGTTCTCCAGACCGCGGGCGTTGCCCATGCGGTGTTCGGCCAGTCCCCCTGCGCGGACGTCGTGGCCGAAAGCCGTGCGGTAGCCGGTCCGTTCTTCGGTCGTGCGGACGAACGGGTAGTCCTGCCAACCGAGGTTGGCCGAGTACACGCCGATGCCCTCGATCTCGTCCACGATGCCCGGTACGACCAGGCCGATGGCGTCGATCGGGTGCTCGGACGCCGCGCGCAACTCGTCGACGAGCGAGGCCACCTGGTCGACCACGGCGTCCGCGTCCCCGCGTGCCGTGGAGCACCGCTGCTGCTTCACCGCCTGCACCTCCTGCGAGGTGCCGGTGACCAGTGCGGCCTTGGTCTCGGTCCCGCCGACATCGACGGCAATCACGTGTCTTGTGCGCGCCACGAGGTCCGATACTGCGGCATGGTGCCACCATTGGTCTATACCAAGTGCCGGATTCCCCCCTCCCGGTACAGCACGATGTCCGCCATGTCACCCGGTCGTACACCGTCGGTCGTCGGTGTGCCGGCCGCACGTTCAACCGGTCGTGTAACGCGAAACGGCCGGACACGCGGGGTGCGTGTCCGGCCGTGCGGTGGTTCTTGACAGCGGGTGCGGGGTTGGACCCCGTCAGCGTTCCGACATGAGTTTCTGCAACGCGT includes the following:
- the nagA gene encoding N-acetylglucosamine-6-phosphate deacetylase, whose amino-acid sequence is MSTWGGPVDVTLTGGRVVTPEGVLARGWVAVRDGLIVAVGEGTPPDGPTTDIGNGWVVPGFVDIHCHGGGGEAFTSADPERVRKAASAHRRHGTTTMLASLVSRPIPELANQVSALAELVEDGVVAGIHLEGPFLSAARCGAHDPAILCPPDKASVETVLTAGRGTVRMVTVAPELEHGVEAIRRLVDNDVLAAIGHTDATEAQIRPAIEAGATVATHLFNGMRPLHHREPGPIGALLDDERVTVELICDLVHLHPTAVRLAARHAGSGRTVLVTDAIAAAGVGDGVYDVGGLEVRVVDGVPTLAGGGSLAGSTLTMDSAFRNAVTSCGLSVEDAVHATATRPAELLGLADATGRLAAGLAADIVVLDEEFRPREVLSRGAWVKD
- a CDS encoding PfkB family carbohydrate kinase, with the protein product MTTVLCVGLTTVDVIHRVADFPAPGGKVQSADVRLDVGGPAANAARTIAALGHEAILLTALGDELGDVARAHLDDVEVHDAGPGGPALSTVVVREHDGERTVVSRNAATFTPTRPFPTALVDRADTVLLDGHLAPLALAAARAARSPVLLDAGSWKPVLAEILPLTHTAACGAEFPLTAEELHARGVKVVTRTHGPDPVTWSTGNVRGEVPVDRVEAHDTNGAGDVWHGAFAVADRADLTAAIIFANTIAALRVRGGDWLAEVRRT
- a CDS encoding LacI family DNA-binding transcriptional regulator; the encoded protein is MRDVAQLAGVSITTVSHVINETRSVAADTRARVLKAVEETGYTGDAIARSLVTGGTKSLGLAVSLVSHPYFAELIAAIESEATLAGYTLVLIDTRGDAESEQAAVRMLRSRRVDGVLLTPTSGSAALPELRRLGVPTVLVDRLTVAQDTDQVGPENVQATSTLVRHLAELGHRRIGLVTGPAGLATTDERVLGYRLGLGRAGLAWDEDVVTGALEPLLGQVSAVVVSDHQVLADVVRAARSGGVRLGTDLALVTYDEVEWAELVDPPLTTMAQPVEEIGRTAVRLLLSRITDPDQAPRTIRLAPELRHRSSCGCP
- a CDS encoding DedA family protein; this translates as MPVTVALASTIALGPDWLNPEKILEALGPYVLVGLAFIIFAECGLLIGFFLPGDSLLFTAGLFVAKGFIDYPLWLVCVILTVCAFLGNVVGYWLGHRAGPSLFNKPESKIFKKEYVDKTHEFFDKYGARAIVLARFVPIVRTFITAMAGVGRMDRKSFFTYSAIGGVLWATGMTVLGYFLGQIPFVHENIEMMAILIVLISVLPIVFEVIKARRERKSLVRQEADDITQQFKRID
- a CDS encoding glycoside hydrolase family 18 protein yields the protein MRLLLAACAALLVVTGLSVPATASPPRGHVVGAYYGNWFSGSKPISAIPSDTPITHLFYAFSTIEDGKCVLNAPTAAKDFADIVDLKRRKPSLRALISIGGWGAGGFSDAALTRESRRDFVASCVDRFFEQAPGVFDGVDVDWEFPVYGGPTEITDRPEDRRNATLLVREFRRQLGKRLVTAALPTGRLQTDGPYDPAKSFELEELGRELDFITLMTYDQGTGFSKVSTFNAPFQQVREDPLPRADKRWNSTVGAVDYYTRHNVPARKLVLGVPFYGRGFTVASEGPDHGLYQPVVNAFWVDGRDEVEALRKTPGWTEHWHPVAKSPWLYNAAERRFVSYENPRSIGLRADYAKRRGLLGTFMWELGHDDADHTLLTAMSAPFTR
- a CDS encoding ROK family protein, producing MARTRHVIAVDVGGTETKAALVTGTSQEVQAVKQQRCSTARGDADAVVDQVASLVDELRAASEHPIDAIGLVVPGIVDEIEGIGVYSANLGWQDYPFVRTTEERTGYRTAFGHDVRAGGLAEHRMGNARGLENAVIIPIGTGIAGALLIDGRVRSAPGEIGHVDVGHGDPCGCGQTGCVEARASSAAIARRFTERTGKPVRGAADVAALVRAGDADAGAVWHEAVDALARGILLVAALLGPEAVVLGGGLALAGDLLTEPLRDRLDGLITFQRKPDLRLAALGDEAGCLGAALLAIDMLEER